A window from Fusarium oxysporum f. sp. lycopersici 4287 supercont2.80 genomic scaffold, whole genome shotgun sequence encodes these proteins:
- a CDS encoding uncharacterized protein (At least one base has a quality score < 10), with protein sequence MLAGDGANRVLNRNNIITESRYFQRELYREGFCNIFERLQVLGVFTRGLHEIRNRNLFKLSPLKALTADQAASIEEIVKGLLADLQSGADSMIVIQGDPGTGKTVAAIYLIKLLVDIQTFATLEDLDSDTRFASFFTDTNRGLLQGLRTKSRHQIFLLDAAQSIRLWAGSDFVSYVCWILDPRPFLLPRVRRDFGDYDFCTFDCVARMRDEIFQRDAEVGLARIVASYAWEWRSKRDRTAFDIAIGDTQLRWNSTATDWISSSNALEEVGSIYTVQGYDLNYVGVIIGLDLRFDTVRKRLFAHRNSYLDKKGKENNPTLGRTYSDDDLLWFITQIYAVLMTRGVRGTYVYACDPRLQEYLKGLIPFHS encoded by the exons ATGCTGGCCGGTGACGGTGCCAACCGGGTGCTCAACCggaacaacatcatcaccgaGTCCAGATACTTTCAACGCGAGCTGTATCGTGAGGGCTTCTGCAACATCTTCGAGCGACTTCAGGTCCTCGGCGTCTTCACGAGGGGCCTTCATGAGATTAGAAACCGCAATTTGTTTAAGCTGTCACCGTTAAAGGCACTTACAGCCGATCAAGCAGCTTCAATAGAGGAGATTGTCAAGGGGCTCCTCGCTGATCTCCAGAGCGGCGCCGACAGCATGATCGTGATCCAGGGCGATCCGGGCACCGGGAAGACTGTGGCGGCCATATACTTGATCAAGCTACTTGTCGACATCCAGACTTTCGCTACCCTCGAAGATTTGGACAGTGACACGCGGTTCGCTTCTTTCTTCACTGACACCAACCGAGGGCTACTCCAAGGTCTCCGG ACCAAGAGCCGGCATCAGATCTTCCTGCTGGACGCAGCGCAGAGT ATACGCCTGTGGGCTGGGTCCGACTTTGTGTCTTACGTCTGCTGGATCCTCGACCCTCGCCCTTTCTTGCTTCCGCGGGTGCGACGCGATTTCGGGGACTACGATTTCTGCACCTTCGACTGCGTCGCGCGTATGCGAGATGAGATCTTCCAGCGCGACGCAGAGGTCGGTCTTGCACGCATAGTCGCCAGCTACGCATGGGAGTGGCGGTCAAAGAGAGACCGGACAGCGTTCGACATCGCGATCGGCGATACGCAGCTTCGCTGGAACAGCACCGCCACCGACTGGATATCTTCCAGTAACGCGCTCGAGGAGGTTGGCTCGATCTACACGGTGCAGGGATACGACCTGAACTACGTCGGCGTCATTATCGGTCTGGACCTACGATTTGACACCGTGCGGAAGCGTCTCTTCGCCCATCGCAACTCATACTTAGACAAGAAGGGGAAAGAGAACAACCCCACCCTCGGCAGGACATACTCGGACGACGACCTGTTGTGGTTTATTACGCAGATATACGCCGTGCTTATGACGCGCGGGGTCCGGGGGACATATGTGTACGCGTGCGATCCTAGGTTACAGGAGTATCTCAAAGGTCTTATCCCATTCCATTCGTGA
- a CDS encoding uncharacterized protein (At least one base has a quality score < 10) gives MSTTTLDASSPSAYGSSETALLLLDWYTLFIEKVAGPSAEPALKVAVELRNWAKTHNITVVHCLIDANGTPFPACKGVDRFQGLLEIMKNLEQPEPAELRADDKDELTFHRVPGHISALKSPGLLDYLKEKGIKSLVLSGLSTSGCVLRTAVTATDAEFATTVISDACADGDGELHQVILDKIIPSRGHVKSAAEFQKEFKGAQNI, from the coding sequence ATGTCTACCACTACACTCGACGCCTCGTCACCGAGCGCCTATGGGTCCTCTGAAACAgctctccttctccttgattGGTACACTCTATTCATCGAGAAGGTTGCTGGTCCATCTGCTGAGCCAGCCCTGAAGGTCGCAGTTGAACTCCGAAACTGGGCCAAGACTCACAACATCACCGTTGTCCACTGCCTTATCGACGCAAACGGCACTCCCTTCCCGGCCTGCAAAGGCGTAGATCGCTTCCAAGGGCTCTTGGAGATTATGAAGAACCTGGAACAACCCGAACCAGCTGAACTTCGGGCTGATGACAAAGACGAGCTCACCTTTCACCGGGTCCCGGGACATATCTCGGCGCTCAAGTCCCCAGGCTTACTTGATTatctgaaggagaagggcatCAAGTCTCTTGTTCTGTCCGGGTTGAGCACTTCTGGCTGTGTTCTGAGAACGGCAGTCACAGCAACGGATGCCGAATTTGCGACAACAGTCATCAGCGACGCTTGTGCTGATGGGGATGGGGAGCTTCACCAGGTTATCTTGGATAAGATCATTCCTTCTAGGGGTCACGTGAAGAGTGCTGCAGAGTTTCAGAAGGAATTTAAAGGGGCTCAGAATATTTAA